The proteins below come from a single Candidatus Flexicrinis affinis genomic window:
- a CDS encoding MFS transporter — translation MPEPIGRRVNPPLIVAFAVFVVMAAPVGILNVAWEPMAGDFAQPFETLGVLLSMYTIGRLIGTFAAGRMIVRFGLFRVLAAGTLVSAIGLAGYVLSGAWPLMLASAFTLALGWGTVDISMNVYIAANHRPGIIAFLHASYGVGLTLGPIIAALFITALDGSWRLSYIVVLVGLLALLGWTVAIRTQWTLPRAELSEDGQTPVKAPGLWATLALPLMVGWIVFAFVYGGIEVGTGQLAGTLLTDSRGLDPATAGTWISVYWGIFTVGRVVIGVIGNRVRVHVVLIASMIVTLIGTVLLMLPGLNLALPGLLLIGAGLAAVFPSVVGSLPRWFGVNHAPNAIGFTIGVASAGTAVLPGIGAFVAARLGFESIGVFLVVLAVSLTALYAVNGFRMFARAHRASV, via the coding sequence ATGCCCGAACCCATTGGTCGCCGCGTCAACCCGCCGCTGATCGTCGCGTTTGCCGTATTCGTCGTCATGGCCGCGCCGGTCGGCATCCTCAACGTGGCGTGGGAGCCGATGGCCGGCGACTTTGCCCAGCCGTTCGAAACGCTGGGCGTGCTGCTGTCGATGTACACCATCGGCCGCTTGATCGGGACGTTCGCCGCCGGCCGAATGATCGTGCGGTTCGGGTTGTTCCGGGTGTTGGCGGCAGGCACGCTGGTCAGTGCGATCGGCTTGGCGGGGTATGTGCTGAGCGGGGCGTGGCCGCTGATGCTGGCGAGCGCGTTCACGCTGGCGCTGGGGTGGGGCACGGTGGACATCTCGATGAACGTCTACATTGCCGCCAACCACCGGCCGGGGATCATCGCGTTCTTGCACGCCAGCTACGGCGTCGGCCTAACGCTCGGGCCAATCATCGCCGCGCTTTTCATTACCGCGCTGGACGGCTCGTGGCGGCTGAGTTACATCGTCGTGCTGGTCGGATTGCTGGCCCTGCTAGGGTGGACGGTGGCGATCCGCACGCAGTGGACGCTGCCGCGTGCCGAACTTTCCGAGGATGGACAGACGCCGGTCAAGGCACCGGGCCTGTGGGCGACCCTCGCCCTCCCGCTGATGGTGGGCTGGATCGTCTTCGCGTTCGTGTACGGTGGCATCGAGGTCGGCACCGGTCAGTTGGCAGGCACGCTGCTGACCGACTCGCGCGGGCTTGACCCGGCTACGGCAGGCACATGGATCAGCGTGTACTGGGGGATCTTCACGGTTGGGCGGGTGGTCATCGGAGTTATCGGAAATCGCGTGCGCGTCCACGTCGTGCTGATCGCCAGCATGATCGTCACGCTGATCGGCACGGTACTGCTGATGCTGCCGGGGCTGAATCTGGCGCTACCGGGCCTGCTGCTGATCGGCGCGGGGTTGGCCGCGGTGTTCCCGTCGGTGGTGGGATCGCTGCCGCGCTGGTTCGGCGTTAACCATGCGCCGAACGCAATCGGGTTTACAATAGGTGTAGCCAGCGCCGGTACCGCCGTACTGCCCGGCATTGGGGCGTTCGTCGCCGCTCGGCTTGGTTTCGAGTCGATCGGAGTGTTTCTCGTCGTGCTCGCGGTGAGCCTGACTGCGCTTTATGCGGTCAATGGCTTCCGAATGTTCGCCCGCGCACACCGGGCGAGTGTGTGA
- the uvrA gene encoding excinuclease ABC subunit UvrA, with product MSDKIVVHGAREHNLKNIDVEIPRDQLVVISGLSGSGKSSLAFDTIFAEGQRRYVESLSAYARQFLGQMEKPDVDQIEGLSPAVSIDQKGVSHNPRSTVGTVTEIYDYLRLLYARIGIPHCPVCGEKVVAQSAQQVVDAVRSLPEGTRIQILAPVIRDKKGNHEKVLEDIKKQGFVRVRVDGDVRELEEEIKMDRYKIHNIEIVVDRLVIRHYEDANSEDAQNAETRLTNAIETALKLGEGVVTVNTLGDKPEDILFSEHLACVNGHGSIPDIEPSTFSFNTPRGACPECQGLGFRLEFDPSRIVANADASLAQGAIDANGWNMEEPGWTRTVLEAVCKAHGIDFEDTPWKLFTERQQDVILYGTGRDKIRVEYYNRFNQLRVYETKFEGVINNLRRRYNETSSEMIRETLQGYMTPFPCETCNGRRLRPEALAVTVADKPIYDVTNLPVALLKGWVDSLRGNNGTVASLNNRDQQIAYQILKEIEERVRFLNDVGLGYLTLARAAASLSGGEAQRIRLATQIGSRLTGVLYVLDEPSIGLHQRDNGKLIRTLMDLRDLGNTVLVVEHDEETMRCADHLIDLGPGAGEHGGEIVAQGTPDDVMQVVGSPTGDFLSGRFHIPVPETRREGSGGTIRIIGATENNLKELSVDIPLGKLVCVTGVSGSGKSTLIVDILHAKLAQAINGSRERPGKHTAIEGIEQIDKIINIDQSPIGRTPRSNPGTYTKMFDSIRDLFAELPESKMRGYGPGRFSFNVKGGRCENCQGQGQIKIEMQFLPDIYVDCEVCKGSRYNRETLQVHFKGKSIADVLDLTVTEGLAYFENIPTIRNKLETLDAVGLGYIRIGQPATQLSGGEAQRVKLSRELSKRATGSTLYILDEPSTGLHAIDVSHLITVLQTLVDNGNTVVVIEHNLDIIKVADHIIDLGPEGGDGGGEIIAEGTPEEVAENEVSFTGQYLRHMLAGEPILPIL from the coding sequence ATGTCGGATAAGATCGTCGTCCATGGCGCGCGCGAACACAACCTCAAGAACATCGATGTCGAGATCCCGCGCGACCAACTGGTCGTCATCAGCGGCTTGTCCGGGTCTGGCAAGTCGTCGCTCGCGTTTGACACGATTTTCGCCGAAGGTCAGCGGCGTTACGTCGAAAGCCTGAGCGCCTATGCGCGCCAATTCCTCGGGCAGATGGAGAAGCCCGACGTTGATCAGATCGAAGGGCTGAGCCCGGCCGTCAGCATCGACCAGAAGGGCGTGAGCCATAACCCGCGCTCGACGGTCGGTACCGTGACTGAGATCTACGACTACCTGCGTCTGCTATATGCCCGTATCGGCATCCCACACTGCCCGGTCTGCGGCGAAAAGGTCGTCGCGCAGAGCGCACAGCAGGTCGTCGACGCCGTCAGATCCCTCCCGGAAGGCACCCGCATCCAGATCCTCGCGCCGGTGATCCGCGACAAGAAGGGCAACCACGAAAAGGTGCTCGAGGACATCAAGAAGCAGGGCTTCGTGCGCGTGCGCGTCGATGGCGACGTGCGCGAGCTCGAAGAAGAGATCAAGATGGATCGCTACAAGATCCACAACATCGAAATCGTAGTCGACCGTCTGGTGATCCGGCACTATGAGGACGCGAACAGCGAGGACGCACAGAACGCCGAGACGCGCCTGACCAACGCCATCGAGACGGCGCTCAAGCTGGGCGAGGGCGTTGTGACGGTCAACACGCTCGGCGACAAGCCCGAGGACATCCTGTTCAGCGAGCATCTCGCCTGTGTCAACGGCCATGGCAGCATTCCGGACATCGAGCCGAGCACGTTCTCGTTCAACACGCCGCGCGGCGCATGCCCGGAGTGTCAGGGCTTGGGCTTCCGGCTTGAGTTCGACCCGTCGCGCATCGTCGCCAACGCCGACGCCAGCCTCGCACAAGGCGCGATCGACGCGAACGGCTGGAACATGGAAGAGCCGGGCTGGACGCGCACGGTGCTCGAAGCGGTCTGCAAGGCGCATGGCATCGACTTTGAGGACACGCCGTGGAAGTTGTTCACCGAGCGCCAGCAGGACGTCATCCTGTACGGCACCGGCCGCGACAAGATCCGCGTCGAGTACTATAACCGCTTCAATCAGCTGCGGGTGTACGAGACCAAGTTCGAAGGCGTGATCAACAACCTGCGTCGTCGCTACAACGAGACCAGCAGCGAGATGATCCGCGAGACGCTTCAGGGGTATATGACGCCGTTCCCGTGCGAGACGTGCAACGGCCGCCGCCTGCGCCCCGAAGCGTTGGCCGTGACCGTCGCTGACAAGCCGATCTACGATGTCACGAATCTTCCCGTGGCCCTGCTCAAAGGCTGGGTCGACAGCTTGCGCGGCAACAACGGCACTGTCGCTTCGCTGAACAACCGCGACCAGCAGATTGCCTACCAGATCCTCAAAGAGATCGAGGAACGCGTGCGCTTCCTCAATGATGTCGGCCTGGGCTATTTGACGTTGGCCCGTGCGGCCGCGTCGCTCAGCGGCGGCGAGGCGCAGCGTATCCGGCTCGCCACGCAGATCGGATCGCGCCTGACGGGCGTACTGTACGTGCTGGACGAGCCGTCGATCGGTTTGCATCAGCGTGACAACGGCAAGCTGATCCGCACGCTGATGGACCTGCGCGACCTCGGCAACACCGTGCTAGTGGTCGAACACGACGAAGAGACCATGCGCTGCGCCGACCACTTGATCGATCTCGGCCCCGGTGCCGGAGAGCACGGCGGGGAGATCGTCGCGCAAGGCACGCCGGACGACGTGATGCAGGTCGTCGGCAGCCCGACCGGCGACTTCCTCAGCGGGCGCTTCCATATCCCGGTGCCGGAGACACGCCGCGAGGGTTCCGGCGGGACGATCCGCATCATCGGCGCAACCGAGAACAACCTCAAGGAACTGAGCGTGGACATCCCGCTCGGCAAGCTGGTGTGCGTGACCGGCGTCAGCGGCAGCGGCAAGTCGACGCTGATCGTCGATATCCTGCACGCTAAGCTGGCGCAGGCCATCAACGGCAGCCGCGAGCGCCCCGGCAAGCACACGGCGATCGAAGGCATCGAGCAGATTGACAAGATCATCAACATCGATCAGTCGCCGATCGGCCGGACGCCGCGCAGCAACCCCGGCACCTACACCAAGATGTTCGACTCGATCCGCGACCTGTTCGCCGAGCTGCCCGAAAGCAAGATGCGCGGCTACGGGCCCGGCCGCTTCAGCTTCAACGTCAAGGGCGGTCGTTGCGAGAACTGTCAGGGGCAGGGGCAGATCAAGATTGAGATGCAGTTCCTGCCGGACATCTACGTCGACTGCGAGGTGTGCAAGGGCAGCCGCTATAACCGCGAGACGCTGCAGGTGCACTTCAAGGGCAAGAGCATCGCCGACGTGCTGGACCTGACCGTGACGGAAGGGCTGGCGTACTTCGAGAACATCCCGACCATTCGCAACAAGCTGGAGACGCTCGACGCGGTCGGCCTCGGTTACATTCGCATCGGTCAGCCGGCGACGCAGCTTTCCGGCGGCGAGGCGCAGCGCGTCAAGCTCAGCCGCGAGTTGAGCAAGCGCGCGACGGGCAGCACGCTGTACATCCTCGACGAGCCTTCGACCGGCCTGCACGCGATCGACGTCAGCCACCTGATCACGGTGCTGCAGACGCTGGTTGACAACGGCAACACGGTCGTCGTGATCGAGCATAACCTCGACATCATCAAAGTCGCCGATCACATCATCGACCTCGGGCCGGAGGGCGGCGACGGTGGCGGCGAAATCATCGCCGAGGGTACGCCCGAAGAAGTCGCGGAGAACGAAGTCAGCTTCACGGGTCAGTACCTGCGGCACATGCTGGCCGGTGAGCCGATTCTGCCCATCCTCTAG
- a CDS encoding tetratricopeptide repeat protein — MRSRALHALDDKSAAYSAVCAAIENDPTLAEAYWHRAFIHLHTLRDVERAHRDYAEAVRLDPAFFWAHADWGEMCMELEDFEAAISHFTDALHVRPAASVTRSNRAFCLMQLGRYDEAISDYSLIIEDQPDQVRAYYARGTTYFEMGDYAAALADFDQSIRLNPNHADDYCNRGCTY; from the coding sequence GTGCGCAGTCGCGCTCTGCACGCGCTCGATGACAAGTCGGCGGCATACAGTGCCGTTTGCGCAGCCATCGAAAACGATCCCACGCTGGCGGAAGCGTACTGGCATCGGGCCTTTATTCACCTGCACACCTTGCGTGATGTGGAGCGTGCACATCGCGATTACGCCGAAGCGGTCCGGCTCGATCCCGCTTTCTTCTGGGCACACGCGGACTGGGGTGAGATGTGCATGGAGCTCGAGGACTTCGAAGCCGCGATTTCGCACTTCACGGATGCGCTCCACGTGCGGCCGGCTGCCAGCGTGACACGGTCAAATCGGGCGTTTTGCCTTATGCAGCTTGGCCGGTATGACGAAGCGATCTCAGATTATTCGCTCATCATCGAGGATCAACCCGACCAGGTTCGCGCATACTATGCGCGCGGAACGACGTACTTCGAGATGGGCGACTATGCGGCCGCATTGGCAGACTTCGACCAATCGATCAGGCTCAATCCGAACCATGCCGATGACTACTGCAATCGCGGTTGTACCTATTAG
- a CDS encoding WD40 repeat domain-containing protein: MMMLVNFPLGQQTNDLPVVSAAFYTGTLLVSAYEDSSDVVVTDPTGLYQSAMFGFPHPVSHLAHTHGLWFGAVLQNNTLYLSHRVTGETHYLLPDGGARLAAVSPDTRMVAIATADDSGRIHIYDMTVPEHALRVIRPQLRDVRSLAWRDSDTLAIAGPDGLEVHNVRTRALMVRSVLPVYQMAWASLTGPLLTVGDGRWRIWEYADNHVVREISYFPEPTPSIAPYSYAGWLDDGDTFAMTLPDGRIDVYSAVTGELLLQRWADRDALVPFVPTTDGFGYWSNGKLVTEPIPALPLAEAQDLLALFDPACESLCLFGIEPGITTSYELRARVERAGGYWNESGGWHGVFADGMVNDLASINLPRQRFLHSDFGTSIGVWVQWGVVQFIYAPINTTLDAIIGAFGYPESVNDDSGELWLMYNQLGLYFELELRYPNAGVSVFHSPPKLHSRVMPVVPWMTIEPCAAYGEYPCLVPTATPYPGYTMIPSPTNWPTATPMTITPTAVAVPVEDPITAISWNATGEHVFAVHESGRVVVDRSDGVKITVQIAPCSHCVTWSKTDADHLLFIAASGGLRVLNLSSLEVVNQFDIVDPFGATSVAVDPTGTRIAVGTVGANVALTVYDLDSGAAIVATSIASRAITRVTWSPGGEFIGAMVSDFNDVESLHVWQFLDDEQQPELAAVRIIASVTEYLWGKSADTLVTAHGDELAFWHVPEFERQRAYRSPVNISQLQWAPEDRLSYNTDGGFRLYFYEPSTNSLFYVTANYNFAGVMAWRHPHELVTLADPNTGQIYTTAYRIRPGFIVASPTPTTTPTATATFTIAPSPNN; this comes from the coding sequence TTGATGATGCTGGTCAACTTTCCTTTAGGTCAGCAGACCAACGACTTGCCGGTTGTGTCTGCTGCATTCTACACCGGCACGCTGCTGGTCTCCGCTTATGAGGACTCATCGGATGTTGTGGTTACCGATCCGACGGGTCTTTACCAGTCAGCGATGTTCGGCTTTCCACATCCGGTCTCCCACCTTGCCCACACACACGGCCTCTGGTTCGGCGCCGTGCTCCAGAACAATACCCTATACCTGAGCCATCGTGTGACCGGCGAAACGCATTACCTTCTGCCGGATGGGGGCGCGCGTCTCGCTGCCGTGAGCCCCGATACGCGCATGGTTGCGATCGCCACAGCCGACGACAGCGGACGGATTCATATCTATGATATGACGGTCCCTGAACATGCACTGCGTGTGATCAGGCCCCAACTCCGTGATGTAAGGTCATTGGCGTGGCGAGACTCGGATACTCTGGCGATCGCGGGGCCGGACGGCCTCGAGGTCCATAATGTGCGTACCCGCGCGCTCATGGTGCGATCCGTGCTACCCGTCTACCAGATGGCGTGGGCCAGTCTGACGGGGCCTCTCCTCACAGTTGGGGACGGACGCTGGCGAATCTGGGAATACGCGGATAACCATGTCGTCCGAGAAATCTCGTACTTTCCCGAACCGACTCCCTCCATTGCGCCGTACTCCTACGCCGGATGGCTCGATGACGGTGATACGTTTGCGATGACGCTGCCTGACGGGCGAATCGACGTCTACAGCGCCGTGACGGGTGAACTGCTGCTGCAGAGGTGGGCGGATCGCGACGCTCTGGTCCCTTTCGTGCCGACAACTGATGGTTTCGGCTACTGGTCGAACGGGAAACTCGTGACCGAACCGATACCTGCACTTCCTCTTGCTGAGGCTCAGGACCTTTTGGCACTGTTCGACCCAGCCTGTGAGTCGCTGTGCCTTTTCGGAATCGAGCCGGGCATTACGACCTCGTACGAGCTGCGGGCACGTGTCGAACGGGCCGGCGGATACTGGAACGAAAGCGGCGGGTGGCATGGCGTTTTTGCCGATGGAATGGTCAACGACCTCGCAAGCATAAACTTGCCGCGGCAGCGATTTCTGCATTCCGATTTCGGTACGTCAATCGGCGTGTGGGTGCAATGGGGTGTCGTGCAGTTCATCTATGCGCCTATCAACACGACGTTGGATGCGATCATTGGCGCGTTCGGTTACCCGGAATCCGTTAATGACGACTCAGGCGAACTCTGGTTGATGTATAACCAGTTGGGTCTCTACTTCGAGCTGGAGCTGCGTTACCCAAACGCCGGGGTTTCTGTATTTCATAGTCCGCCCAAACTGCACTCTAGAGTGATGCCCGTTGTCCCGTGGATGACCATCGAGCCATGCGCTGCGTATGGGGAATACCCATGCCTAGTCCCGACCGCCACACCGTATCCGGGCTATACAATGATCCCGTCACCCACGAACTGGCCGACAGCGACCCCGATGACGATTACACCGACCGCGGTCGCCGTTCCCGTTGAGGACCCGATCACTGCGATCAGTTGGAACGCCACCGGGGAGCACGTTTTCGCGGTGCACGAGTCCGGCCGGGTTGTCGTTGACCGCAGCGACGGCGTGAAGATCACGGTGCAGATCGCGCCATGCTCGCATTGCGTCACGTGGAGCAAGACAGATGCTGATCATCTACTATTCATTGCCGCCAGTGGGGGTTTGCGCGTGCTCAACCTGAGTTCCCTTGAAGTCGTGAACCAATTCGACATTGTGGACCCTTTTGGTGCCACCTCAGTTGCCGTCGATCCCACTGGGACGCGAATCGCGGTGGGAACCGTAGGTGCGAATGTCGCGCTGACGGTCTACGACCTCGACTCCGGGGCGGCAATTGTCGCTACGTCTATCGCCAGTCGTGCGATAACCCGTGTGACGTGGAGTCCTGGCGGCGAGTTTATTGGCGCGATGGTAAGCGATTTCAACGATGTTGAGTCTCTGCATGTGTGGCAGTTTCTCGATGATGAACAACAGCCAGAATTGGCTGCAGTGCGCATTATCGCCTCCGTAACAGAGTACTTGTGGGGAAAGTCTGCAGACACACTGGTCACAGCGCACGGTGATGAACTTGCATTCTGGCACGTACCGGAATTTGAGCGACAAAGGGCATATAGAAGTCCGGTCAATATTAGCCAGCTGCAGTGGGCGCCCGAAGACCGTCTCTCGTATAACACCGATGGCGGGTTTCGGCTGTATTTCTATGAACCCTCAACAAATTCACTGTTCTACGTGACGGCCAACTATAACTTTGCGGGCGTCATGGCATGGAGACACCCTCATGAACTCGTTACGCTCGCGGACCCGAATACAGGTCAGATCTACACGACGGCATACCGGATTCGACCAGGGTTCATCGTTGCATCTCCAACCCCGACAACAACGCCTACTGCTACCGCTACATTCACGATTGCGCCTTCCCCCAACAATTAA
- a CDS encoding dephospho-CoA kinase: MSHFPNKYLIGLTGNIAVGKSTVRQMLQHLGGYPIDADSLVHQAMQPGAPAYKPIVDTFGAFILNPDKSINRGALGAIAFSNPLALQRLEQITHPIVRQAVLALVQRAKQRVVVIEAIKLLDGDLAKVVDEVWVVNAKPETQYRRLLGKRSMTPEEAKKRILGQGSQAEKLKKANVVIENDGNVEETWKQVQKAWNNIVNRALDKVASGANPLVTSTTETAPIPLQIPVMPAGALQVGIKRGMPTNADRIAAFMTHVTGKPVNRMDVMLSFGNKSFLMAHDQHEDVLGIMGWQVENLITRCDELVLKPNVPVKPVIDAFVKAVEEFSRELESEVGFVFLPMDVAKDVPAAFAVNGYQTVTINQITVPAWREAVTEAGGNSLLVLEKRLRKDRVLKPI, translated from the coding sequence GTGAGTCATTTCCCGAACAAATACCTTATCGGCCTCACGGGGAATATCGCCGTCGGCAAAAGCACCGTCCGCCAGATGCTTCAGCACCTCGGTGGCTACCCGATCGATGCGGATTCGCTGGTTCATCAAGCCATGCAGCCCGGCGCCCCCGCCTACAAGCCGATCGTAGACACGTTTGGCGCGTTCATCCTCAACCCCGACAAGTCGATCAACCGGGGCGCGCTCGGCGCGATCGCCTTCAGCAACCCGCTCGCGCTCCAACGCCTTGAACAAATTACGCACCCGATCGTGCGGCAGGCCGTGCTGGCCCTCGTCCAACGTGCTAAGCAGCGCGTCGTCGTCATCGAGGCGATCAAGCTGCTCGACGGCGACTTGGCGAAAGTCGTCGACGAAGTATGGGTCGTCAATGCCAAGCCGGAGACGCAGTACCGCCGCCTGCTTGGCAAACGCAGCATGACGCCCGAAGAGGCCAAAAAGCGCATTCTCGGGCAAGGCTCGCAGGCCGAAAAGCTCAAGAAGGCAAACGTCGTCATCGAGAACGACGGCAATGTCGAAGAGACGTGGAAGCAGGTTCAGAAGGCGTGGAACAACATCGTCAACCGCGCGCTGGACAAGGTGGCGTCCGGCGCCAACCCGCTGGTCACGTCGACCACCGAGACGGCGCCCATTCCACTTCAAATCCCGGTTATGCCGGCCGGCGCGCTCCAAGTCGGCATCAAGCGCGGGATGCCCACCAACGCCGACCGCATCGCTGCGTTTATGACGCACGTCACCGGCAAGCCGGTCAACCGCATGGATGTGATGCTGTCGTTCGGCAACAAGAGCTTCCTGATGGCGCACGACCAGCACGAAGATGTACTGGGCATCATGGGCTGGCAGGTCGAGAACCTGATCACCCGCTGCGACGAGCTGGTGCTCAAGCCCAACGTGCCGGTCAAGCCGGTGATCGACGCGTTCGTCAAAGCGGTCGAAGAATTCAGCCGCGAGCTGGAAAGCGAAGTCGGCTTCGTATTTCTGCCGATGGATGTCGCCAAAGACGTGCCGGCGGCGTTTGCCGTCAACGGCTATCAGACGGTCACGATCAACCAGATCACCGTGCCGGCATGGCGCGAGGCGGTCACCGAAGCCGGTGGCAACAGTCTGCTGGTGCTCGAAAAGCGCCTGCGCAAAGACCGCGTGCTCAAGCCGATCTAG
- a CDS encoding glutamate-5-semialdehyde dehydrogenase: MADLNLIDMGKRAKAAAVTLARATTDQKNALLLEIANALEDSADAIITANAEDLAEGRANGLSAALLDRLDLQKRLTGIIKDVRHVVTLPDPVGKSWDERTLDNGLKVSRRRIPLGVLGVIYEARPNVTVEVASLALKTGNASILRGGKETLRSNVALVAAIQRALASCGFPADCVQLIASTDRAYVGQMLKMHQYIDVLIPRGGNSLHEFCRENSTIPVITGGIGICHLFVDETADQDKAIAIIDNARTSRPSVCNSADTALVHRRIANDFLPKLVTALRERGVSFKAEPRALQIVGDMEGVEPAGQDDFDTEWMALVLGLKVVDSLDEAVEHIRAHSLDHSDGILTRDMLNAERFVNEVNSSAVFVNASTRFNDGGALGLGAEVAVSTQKLHARGPMALEELTTYKWVVQGDGQVRW, translated from the coding sequence ATGGCCGACCTCAACCTGATCGACATGGGCAAGCGGGCGAAGGCCGCGGCAGTCACACTCGCCCGGGCGACCACCGACCAAAAGAACGCGCTGCTGCTTGAGATCGCCAATGCGCTGGAGGACAGCGCCGACGCGATTATCACGGCGAATGCCGAAGACCTCGCCGAAGGGCGGGCCAACGGACTGAGCGCGGCATTGCTCGATCGACTTGACCTGCAGAAGCGGCTCACCGGCATCATCAAGGACGTGCGCCATGTCGTCACGCTGCCCGATCCGGTCGGCAAGTCGTGGGACGAGCGCACGCTCGACAACGGACTGAAAGTGTCGCGCCGGCGCATTCCGCTGGGTGTGCTGGGTGTGATTTACGAGGCGCGCCCGAACGTCACCGTCGAGGTCGCTTCGCTGGCGCTCAAGACCGGCAACGCGTCGATCCTGCGCGGCGGCAAGGAGACTCTGCGCAGCAACGTCGCGCTGGTCGCGGCCATTCAGCGCGCGCTGGCGTCGTGCGGATTCCCCGCCGACTGCGTACAGTTGATCGCCAGCACCGACCGCGCGTATGTCGGCCAGATGCTCAAGATGCACCAGTACATCGACGTGCTGATCCCGCGCGGCGGCAATTCGCTGCACGAGTTCTGCCGCGAGAACAGCACGATCCCCGTGATCACCGGCGGCATCGGAATCTGCCACCTGTTCGTCGATGAGACGGCCGATCAGGACAAGGCCATCGCCATCATCGACAATGCCCGCACGAGCAGGCCGTCGGTGTGCAACTCGGCGGATACGGCGCTGGTGCACCGGCGGATCGCAAACGACTTCCTGCCCAAGCTCGTGACCGCCCTGCGCGAGCGCGGCGTGTCGTTCAAGGCTGAACCGCGCGCCTTGCAGATCGTCGGCGATATGGAGGGCGTCGAGCCGGCCGGGCAGGACGACTTCGACACCGAGTGGATGGCGTTGGTGTTGGGCCTAAAGGTGGTCGATTCGCTGGACGAGGCCGTCGAGCACATCCGCGCGCACAGCCTCGATCACAGCGATGGCATCCTGACGCGCGACATGCTCAACGCCGAGCGGTTCGTCAACGAGGTCAACTCGTCGGCGGTGTTCGTCAACGCGTCCACACGTTTCAACGACGGCGGCGCGCTCGGCCTGGGCGCAGAGGTTGCGGTCAGCACGCAGAAGCTGCACGCCCGCGGCCCGATGGCGCTCGAAGAACTCACCACGTACAAGTGGGTCGTCCAGGGCGACGGCCAGGTGCGCTGGTAA
- a CDS encoding GDP-mannose 4,6-dehydratase — MTHALITGGAGFVGSHLAEKLIAAGQTVTVIDDLSTGRMSNLANLVKHPRFRFAIEDIRNVVVLDRLVSECDIIYHLAAAVGVQKIVSQPIETIEINIGGSEVVFKTAARYRKKVMLASTSEVYGKGVKFPFEEDDDSLLGPTTRSRWSYAASKAIDEFLGLAYHKEVGLPVTVFRLFNTVGPRQSGQYGMVVPRFVRWALNHQPIQVYGDGQQQRCFGNVFDVVDAIAKLAEVEDAEGQVFNIGSDEEISIVGLAERVRERSDSASEISLIPYDQAYEPGFEDFRRRVPSLDKIKRVIGWRPTTALDTTIDQIISYIRENPNG, encoded by the coding sequence ATGACGCACGCCCTTATCACCGGCGGCGCAGGATTCGTCGGCAGCCACTTGGCCGAAAAGCTGATCGCGGCCGGCCAGACCGTGACCGTGATCGACGACCTCAGTACCGGCCGGATGTCGAACCTCGCCAATCTGGTCAAACACCCGCGCTTCCGCTTCGCCATCGAGGACATCCGCAACGTCGTCGTGCTCGACCGGCTCGTCAGCGAGTGCGACATCATCTACCATCTGGCGGCGGCGGTCGGTGTGCAGAAGATCGTCAGCCAGCCGATCGAGACCATTGAGATCAACATCGGCGGCAGCGAGGTCGTATTCAAGACGGCCGCCCGCTACCGCAAGAAGGTCATGCTGGCGTCGACCAGCGAAGTCTACGGCAAGGGTGTCAAGTTTCCGTTCGAGGAGGATGACGACAGCCTGCTCGGCCCGACGACCCGCAGCCGCTGGTCCTACGCGGCGTCCAAGGCGATAGACGAATTCTTGGGGCTGGCATATCATAAAGAGGTCGGGCTTCCGGTCACGGTGTTCCGGCTGTTCAACACAGTCGGCCCGCGCCAAAGCGGCCAGTACGGCATGGTGGTGCCGCGCTTCGTGCGTTGGGCGCTCAACCATCAGCCAATACAGGTCTACGGCGACGGACAGCAGCAGCGCTGTTTCGGCAACGTCTTCGACGTGGTCGACGCGATCGCCAAGCTGGCCGAGGTCGAGGACGCGGAAGGGCAGGTCTTTAACATCGGCAGCGACGAGGAAATCAGCATCGTGGGTCTGGCAGAGCGTGTGCGCGAGCGCAGCGACAGCGCCAGCGAAATCTCGCTGATCCCGTACGATCAGGCGTACGAGCCCGGGTTTGAAGATTTTCGCCGCCGCGTGCCGAGTTTGGATAAGATCAAGCGCGTTATCGGTTGGCGCCCCACCACGGCGCTCGACACAACGATCGATCAGATCATTTCGTACATCCGGGAGAATCCCAATGGCTGA